In Vibrio crassostreae, one DNA window encodes the following:
- a CDS encoding TonB-dependent hemoglobin/transferrin/lactoferrin family receptor, whose translation MKLSPLSAAVLSVLAANLVHAESEVYHFEEVIVTANKIEQPLSEVAGSVAVITGEELEKKGATELYDAIKSEPGVSVSGGAGRPQNITIRGMTGNRILIVKDGIKSADGFGANDLNDKIGRNSFDMSNLESIEVIKGASSSVFGSGAIGGVVVVRTKKPGDYLDNEDFYSDVSATYTGISNKYKGATNLAFRSGKFESLINLSYWEGEETRNFDEDLYNRDIDGVGGGYTLNYWSSDALMLKGNVEYYKENLNRKEGTSKIQKDGKWDTEDFDQQSYTETFSAYAGFEYLPSNTWFEELDAKIYWRDMTNEDTTNRLMSRTNNNVSELRRTIDVRGFTDQLLGVNADFISAFQHRNMSHTLSYGVNMETNLHERPSQSSVLDWNGVSLNTDVPFAPARSYNFAAFIRDAIEIDDWTVTAGARFDLHQLKPESQNTINGYEVKEQNSSEFSPSLSVSYQLTDSFNTYLSYNHGFRAPGYDKIYGYQNHDFVPITPFVIVPNMDLEAETSDSFELGSKFDNGQTQLYAAVFYQKFDNFIDVKQITFVPDSNTGNYYKQYQNVNGVETYGIEASIAHRLSEFWSVSTKVGYVDGEDEDGEKVRTLTPWEGNAEIAYDDNAISAYAQVNWAQAMDNVPQCEDDLGIVTDCATTAGWASVDLGLSYSWNFGLDVSANVINLFDKEYIRYQDVAGIADSNKLYSTEPGRYFTVNAKYEF comes from the coding sequence ATGAAGCTTTCCCCCCTATCAGCGGCAGTACTGAGCGTACTTGCTGCCAACCTCGTGCATGCCGAATCCGAGGTTTATCACTTTGAAGAAGTGATCGTAACAGCGAATAAAATTGAACAGCCACTATCTGAAGTTGCAGGTTCAGTTGCCGTGATTACTGGTGAAGAACTCGAAAAAAAGGGCGCAACTGAGCTTTATGATGCAATAAAGAGCGAACCGGGAGTCAGTGTTTCTGGGGGAGCGGGGCGACCTCAAAATATCACTATCCGCGGAATGACTGGTAACCGTATCTTGATTGTTAAAGACGGAATAAAGTCTGCTGACGGCTTTGGAGCCAATGACCTCAATGACAAAATTGGGCGTAACTCGTTTGATATGTCTAACCTCGAAAGTATTGAGGTTATAAAAGGGGCGAGTTCGTCTGTATTTGGTTCGGGTGCTATTGGTGGTGTGGTAGTGGTTCGGACTAAAAAGCCGGGGGATTATCTCGACAACGAAGACTTTTATAGTGATGTCTCAGCAACCTATACCGGTATCAGTAATAAATACAAAGGCGCGACAAACCTTGCTTTTCGTTCGGGAAAGTTTGAAAGCTTGATAAACCTTTCTTATTGGGAAGGTGAAGAAACTCGTAATTTTGACGAAGACTTATATAACCGAGACATAGACGGTGTCGGTGGTGGTTATACGCTCAATTACTGGTCAAGTGATGCATTAATGCTTAAAGGGAATGTTGAGTACTATAAAGAGAATCTAAATAGAAAAGAGGGCACCTCTAAGATCCAAAAAGATGGCAAGTGGGATACTGAAGATTTTGATCAACAATCCTATACCGAGACTTTTTCTGCGTATGCGGGCTTTGAGTACCTTCCTTCCAATACTTGGTTCGAGGAATTGGATGCCAAGATCTATTGGCGTGATATGACTAATGAAGATACCACCAATCGTTTGATGTCTCGAACCAACAACAACGTTTCTGAGTTACGCAGAACGATTGATGTTCGTGGTTTTACCGATCAGCTTCTTGGTGTAAACGCCGATTTTATTAGTGCATTCCAACATCGCAACATGAGTCATACCTTATCTTATGGCGTGAATATGGAAACCAACCTCCATGAGCGTCCAAGTCAATCTTCTGTTTTAGATTGGAACGGAGTGTCACTTAACACGGATGTGCCTTTTGCTCCCGCTCGCTCGTACAACTTTGCCGCCTTTATTCGTGACGCGATTGAAATTGACGATTGGACTGTGACGGCAGGTGCTCGTTTTGATTTACACCAGTTGAAACCTGAGTCACAGAACACGATCAATGGCTATGAAGTGAAGGAGCAAAATTCGAGTGAGTTTTCTCCTAGCTTATCGGTGAGTTATCAGTTGACGGACTCGTTTAATACATACCTTTCTTACAATCACGGCTTTAGAGCTCCGGGTTATGACAAAATTTATGGTTACCAGAACCATGATTTTGTCCCAATCACCCCATTTGTCATTGTGCCGAATATGGATCTAGAGGCCGAAACCAGTGATTCGTTCGAATTAGGCAGTAAGTTTGATAATGGACAAACGCAGCTTTACGCGGCCGTTTTCTATCAAAAGTTCGATAATTTTATCGACGTTAAACAGATCACGTTTGTGCCGGACTCAAATACAGGTAACTACTACAAGCAGTATCAAAATGTAAATGGAGTCGAGACGTATGGCATTGAAGCTTCAATTGCTCATCGTTTAAGCGAGTTTTGGAGTGTGAGTACCAAGGTTGGTTACGTTGATGGAGAAGACGAAGATGGAGAAAAAGTTCGTACACTCACACCTTGGGAAGGTAATGCTGAGATAGCTTATGACGACAACGCTATCTCTGCTTACGCGCAGGTCAATTGGGCACAAGCTATGGATAACGTACCTCAATGTGAAGATGATTTAGGTATCGTTACCGATTGTGCGACGACCGCTGGCTGGGCGAGTGTCGATTTAGGTTTGAGTTACTCTTGGAACTTTGGCTTGGATGTTAGCGCCAATGTGATCAACCTATTTGATAAAGAATACATCCGATACCAAGATGTTGCGGGTATTGCGGACAGCAATAAACTTTACTCTACAGAACCTGGTCGTTACTTCACTGTTAACGCCAAGTATGAGTTTTAA
- a CDS encoding prolyl oligopeptidase family serine peptidase, producing MKAFVLLAFALLLTGEVSASDQFSWPRDDSRSGSNVLKYLEQQNNKTHQYQERIQSLSESLQKNWYDNRPNRADKPWQEIGGYEYAILERDGKRSLLSRLVGSEDFTELLNIDARSAEFDYYQLGAWTLDSTRTKLAIAEDVTGAEQYRVSVVDLQTHQVISVAQNVDSSLAWSKDGLSLYLIQLEKQTSKPYALAKYFLDQSDPIQLLEESDSAWLLSYYLSSDTQFAVVQANSGSSSEQRLLNLDSGEISQPVLPRKVGVEYYLDVSGSRLFVNSNHTRSHFAFYSVPLHQASQVEQWTTVFEPADESRINNFYLFESGPVVISQSGAIQSLHFFDSSNKYRLSQPITEVDQVAWVSQVGDYTSNKLHIRSMSLTQPAKWESLNTGSLKRELLSQDHYPQYQQSAYQTAQVMVKSGEVSIPVTLAYRKDKLTQDTPVFLYGYGAYGVTMKPYFMPQIISLLDEGVIYAIAHVRGGGFYGDSWYQAGKGIKKENAILDFIAVARDLTTYNLGKRSIYAMGGSAGGTLVAAALNQAPELFNGAVLKVPFVDVVNSMSDSSLPLTAQQYGEWGNPSVADELKAMEEYDPYLNLREQNYPPILIQVGLNDRRVPYWEGAKYYAKLNELTTGSGPYLLATNFTQGHSTDRRRSQSQQAFEYAFLLSLTLKDIKAEQ from the coding sequence ATGAAAGCGTTTGTGTTGTTAGCTTTTGCTCTCTTGTTGACAGGAGAAGTTAGTGCTTCTGATCAATTCTCCTGGCCCAGAGATGATTCTCGTAGCGGGAGCAATGTGCTCAAGTATCTTGAACAACAAAATAACAAAACTCACCAGTATCAAGAACGTATTCAATCTTTGAGTGAATCCCTACAAAAAAATTGGTATGACAACCGCCCTAATCGAGCTGACAAACCATGGCAAGAAATTGGTGGATATGAATATGCGATCCTGGAGCGCGATGGTAAGAGATCCTTGCTATCACGGTTAGTTGGGAGTGAAGATTTTACTGAATTACTTAACATTGATGCTCGATCTGCTGAATTTGACTATTACCAATTAGGCGCTTGGACACTAGACTCAACCAGAACAAAACTTGCGATCGCTGAAGATGTTACAGGGGCAGAACAATATCGAGTAAGTGTTGTTGATCTTCAAACTCATCAAGTTATCTCTGTAGCCCAAAATGTAGATAGTTCATTGGCATGGTCTAAAGATGGATTGTCTCTGTATTTGATTCAACTGGAAAAACAGACCTCAAAACCTTATGCATTAGCGAAATACTTCTTAGATCAGTCAGATCCCATTCAGCTACTAGAAGAGTCAGATTCTGCTTGGTTACTGTCGTATTACCTATCAAGTGATACTCAATTTGCTGTGGTACAGGCAAACAGTGGTAGTTCAAGTGAGCAGCGCTTATTAAACCTTGATTCTGGGGAAATATCTCAACCCGTTTTGCCACGTAAAGTTGGCGTGGAATACTACCTTGATGTTTCTGGCTCTCGTTTATTCGTCAACAGTAACCATACACGCAGTCATTTTGCATTTTACTCTGTACCGCTGCACCAAGCTTCACAAGTAGAGCAATGGACCACCGTCTTTGAGCCGGCAGATGAATCCAGAATCAACAACTTTTATTTGTTTGAATCTGGTCCTGTGGTTATTAGTCAGAGTGGGGCAATTCAGTCTTTACATTTCTTTGATAGCAGCAACAAATATCGTTTAAGCCAACCAATAACCGAGGTGGACCAGGTTGCTTGGGTGAGTCAAGTTGGCGACTACACGAGTAATAAACTGCATATTAGAAGTATGTCTCTTACCCAACCTGCAAAGTGGGAAAGCTTAAATACGGGTTCTCTAAAACGAGAATTACTCTCTCAAGATCATTACCCTCAATACCAACAATCAGCGTATCAAACTGCACAAGTTATGGTGAAGTCTGGCGAGGTATCGATCCCCGTTACTCTGGCTTATCGTAAAGATAAACTCACTCAGGATACTCCTGTATTTTTGTACGGATACGGGGCGTATGGCGTGACGATGAAGCCCTACTTTATGCCTCAAATTATCAGCCTCCTTGATGAAGGTGTTATTTATGCGATTGCGCATGTTCGCGGTGGTGGTTTCTATGGTGACTCTTGGTATCAAGCAGGCAAGGGGATAAAAAAAGAAAATGCCATCTTGGATTTCATCGCCGTTGCTCGTGATTTGACTACATACAATCTAGGTAAGCGTTCTATTTATGCGATGGGTGGCAGTGCTGGTGGAACTCTTGTTGCGGCGGCTCTAAATCAGGCTCCTGAATTATTTAATGGTGCAGTCCTCAAAGTGCCGTTCGTCGATGTAGTAAACAGCATGTCTGACTCATCTCTACCGTTAACCGCTCAACAGTACGGGGAATGGGGTAACCCTAGTGTCGCCGATGAATTAAAGGCAATGGAAGAATACGACCCTTATTTGAATCTTAGAGAACAAAATTACCCTCCGATTTTAATTCAAGTTGGCCTCAATGACCGCCGTGTTCCTTATTGGGAAGGGGCTAAGTATTACGCGAAACTTAACGAGCTTACGACCGGAAGCGGGCCCTATCTGTTAGCGACAAACTTTACTCAGGGGCACTCGACCGACAGGCGGCGCTCCCAGTCACAACAAGCGTTTGAGTACGCATTTCTTTTATCACTTACCCTGAAAGACATTAAAGCGGAGCAGTAA